CAGAACAGCTCCGGATCTTTCACGGCAACGCTTCCGCCTGTCACCATCTGAGCACCGCTTTCGAAAGCTATTTTCAAATCTTCGTCACTCTTTACTCCACCGCCGAAATCCACTATTAAAGAGGTACGCGTAGCAATCTGCTCCAATACCCGATGGTTGACTACGTGGTGAGAAGCGGCTCCGTCCAGATCTACCACATGAAGCCTGCGAACCCCGTTCGCTTCGAACTCCTTGGCTACTTCCACCGGATTTTCGTTATAGACCTTCTTACTATCGTAATCTCCCTGAGAAAGGCGTACACATTTCCCGTCAATAATATCAATGGCTGGAATAATTTCTATCATCTGTTTATATACAATTTGATCATTTACGATTTACTATTTTAGCTGTTCACTCCATCTTCTTATACCTGTCCTTTTCTTCTTCTCCGAAAAGCCGGAAATAGTTTATAATAAACGATGACCGAGTTTATTATAAACTATAGCGGAGTTTATTATAAACTGTTGCAACGTTTATTAGAGATCCAGAAAGTTCCTCAGAACCCTTTCACCTGTCTTCCCGCTTTTCTCCGGATGGAACTGGGTGGCATAAAAGTTATCTTTATGCAATGCCGCGCTGAACGGATGGATATAATCGGTTTCAGCAGCAGTAAAGTCACAAACCGGCACATAGAAACTGTGTACAAAGTAGACAAACTCTTCTTCGGTGAATCCTTCGAACAGTTTGCTGTTTGTCTTACCAATCGTATTCCAGCCCATATGCGGCACTTTATCTTCATGCTTCTGCGGAACAAAACGTTTCACGTCTACATCAAAGATATTCAGGCAGTCCACCTCACCTTCTTCAGAATGTCGGCACATCAGCTGCATACCGAGGCAAATTCCGAACACAGGCTGACGCAGATTCTTGATCAGCTCGTCGAGCCCTGTTGCTTTCAGGTGATTCATGGTAGTTCCCGCCTCTCCTACTCCGGGGAAAATCACTTTATCGGCAGATTGAAGTATTTCTTTATCGGCAGTAATCACTGCTTCTACTCCCAACCGCTTCAGAGCATAGTCCACAGAACGGATATTCCCGGCATTGTATTTTACAACTGCTACTTTCATCAGCTAAATATTACTGTTTTATTTTTATAAGCCAAAATCTTACGTTCGATATGCTTTTGTACCGCACGCGAAAGAACAATTTTTTCCAGGTCCTTTCCTTTATTTACAAGATCTTCTATAGAGTCCTTATGTGTAATGCGTACTACATCCTGCTCGATGATCGGACCTGCATCCAGCTCAGTCGTCACATAATGGCTGGTCGCACCGATAATTTTCACTCCACGCTGGAATGCGGCATGATAAGGTTTTGCCCCCACAAATGCCGGTAGGAAGGAATGATGGATATTGATAATCTTATTTGGATACGCATTGATCATCTGTTCGGAAATCACTTGCATATAACGTGCCAACACGATGAATGTAATTTTATGTTTGGCAAGCAATTCCATTTCTTTGCGTTCCTGTTCTTCTTTGGTCTCCTTGGTGATGGGGAACAAATAGAAAGGAATACCGAAACGCTCTGCCACGTGCTGCAAGTCCGGATGGTTGCTTATAATAAGAGGTATCTCCACGTTCCACTCTCCTGCCGTGTAGCGAGCCAACATATCGAACAGGCAATGAGACATTTTAGAAACGAATATAGCCATACGCGGTTTCACATCCGAGAAATAAAGACGGAAATCCATTTCATACTTCTGCCCATATAGCGTTCTGAAATAATCTTCAATCTTTTCCTGCGGAACCAGAAAATCTTTCAATTCCCATTCTATACGCATGAAGAAGATGTTCTCCACATGGTCTACATACTGATCCAGATAGATAATATTTCCTTTGTTTACCGTAATAAAGTCTGTCACTTCCGCGAGGATTCCCGGTTTGTCGGGACAGTGCAATAACAGTTTGGCTGTAGTCATCATTCTTTTTACTAATTTACTATTCCGGGCGGAAATTCTTCCACCTATCTAATTTTAGTGCGCAAAAATAACGATTTATTGCAAAACTACGAATTATTCAAGCAGAAAGTTGATATAAAAACGGTGATTTCTTACAGATAGAAAGATATCCAAGACTATTTCCAAAGAAGAAGATGACAAACTTCAGGATAGTGACACTATCGCCTCCGGATAATGACACTATCCCATCGTGATAGTGTCACTATGACGACCGGATAGTGTCACCATCCTGACTGAAGAAAAAACTAATATTTTTTTTCATTATAAAAGTACTCAAAATGAGACACTAAGCTTTTTTCTTGCTTTTTATTGGAAAAAAGTTTCATCAAAACATTTGCAGATTTACAAAAAACAACTACCTTTGCACCCGCAATCGAGAGAGATGCAGATTAACAAAATGAAATTCTGGTTCGGTAGTTCAGTTGGTTAGAATACATGCCTGTCACGCATGGGGTCGCGGGTTCGAGTCCCGTCCGGACCGCTTCTTTTAAGTAAGAAGCAAAGAGAAATAAAATGAATTAGTCTTTAATATTTGGTGCGTTAGTTCAGTTGGTTAGAATACATGCCTGTCACGCATGGGGTCACGGGTTCGAGTCCCGTACGCACCGCTTCTTAAGAAAGTAAAAAAGTCTTTGATTACATTGATAATCAAAGACTTTTTTTTATGCATTACACGAAACCCAGATCGCTAACAGCTACAGTCTACGACTAAGACTGGCGGATATCTTAAACATGCTGTTACCCGCCATCGGACATCAGACCTATAAAGTCATATATAAAAAAGATAATAATTCACTGCATCATCTGGGTTATTCAATTTTAAATAGCACCTTTGCATACATAAAGAAAATAGAATGATATATGAAAGAAGTAATTTTTGTATTATTAAATGAGTTCGCCGACTGGGAAGGCGCATTTATAGCTGCCTGCCTGAATCAGGGTGTTATGCCCGGAAGTCCTGTTCCTTATAAAGTGAAAACCTTGTCTATAACCAAAGAGCCTGTCTCTTCAATAGGGGGATTCAGAGTATTGCCTGATTATGATTTGAAAGATATGCCGGAAGATTATGCAGGTCTGATATTAATTGGCGGCATGAGCTGGTTTTCACCAGAAGCTGAATTAATAGCCCCGCTGATAGAAAAAGCTATCAAAGATAAGAAAGTGGTTGGCGGAATATGCAATGCTTCCGTTTTCCTTGCTATGCATGGATTTCTCAATAACGTAAAGCATACGAGTAATACAATCGATTATCTGAAACAACATGTCGGAGAGAGATATACAGGTGATTCGAACTACGTTGATCAGCAAGCTGTAAGAGATGGAAAGATCATAACCGCTAACGGAACCGGACAACTGGAATTTTGCAGGGAAATACTATATGCATTAGAAGCTGATACAGCCGAAGCAATAGAAAAAAGTTATCTGTTTTATAAAAACGGATTCTGTCCGGAGTAATAAAAGCAAGGTTAAGTTTAACAATTACCGGATAACTAACATTAGATATAAAAATAGCCTCATACCCAAATAGACAAAACATACGGAGAACATCGGGATAATAAAGTTCCATTTTTCGCTACGTTCCAATATTCCGAATCGTCAGAAGAGATTAATCTTTCCTGACGATTCTTTTCTAAACATCTTCCGCCTACATATTCCCTCTATTATAAATTAATCAGAAAGTTAACCATTTCAGGGTCATAATGGGAGAAGAACAGACTTTCTTTTTTATCGAGTCCGGCAATCTCTTCCATATCCTTTACGGACAAGGTGAAGTCAAATACATCGAAGTTTTCTATCATGCGTTCCTTGCGAGTCGATTTCGGGATAACGATGATATCACGCTGAATAAGAAAGCGCAGAGCTACCTGTGCAACCGATTTTCCATACTGTTCTCCGATTGCTTTCAATACTTCATTAGAGAAGAAATTATTGCGTCCTTCTGCAAATGGCCCCCATGACATGACCTTCGTATCGTATTTCTTCATAATCTCCTGCGGTTTCACTTGCTGGTTGAAGACGTGTGTTTCAACTTGATTCACCGCCGGTTTAATCTCACAAAATTCTGCCAGATCAATGAAACGGTCCGGATAGAAATTGCTGACACCAATGGCACGAGCTTTTCCGGCCTTGTAAGCCTCTTCCATGGCACGGTATGTACCATAGTAATCATTGAAAGGCTGATGAATAAGCAACAAATCAACATAATCACTTTGGAGCTTACGCAAGGATTCGTCAATAGAAGCTTTTGCTTTTTCGTATCCACCGTTCGAAATCCATACTTTCGTTGTGATAAACAGTTCTTCACGTGGTACACCGCATTTCCTGACTGCATTACCCACTCCTTCTTCATTATAATATGCCTGTGCAGTATCAATAGAACGATAACCGACACTAATAGCATCCAGCACACAGCGCTCACACTCTTCAGGAGTTACCTGATATACACCATAGCCTAAAATCGGCATTTCAACACCGTTGTTCAATCTTACTGTTTCCATAAATGCACTATTTTAATTATTAAACTCAATACCTCCATACTTATCAATAACAAGATCAATAGTTGAATTGATTTTATTACAGTACAAAATTAAGGAAGAAACATACATCTGACAGTAGATAAATTACGGGTTGTTCAACCATTATTACTGATTCTATTCAACAGCGAAACTTTCCGACTTAAAGTTACTGTAAAACCTTCCGGAAATCGCTGTAAATTTTAAAACACAATAATCGGGGTCCGTCACTCCTTCGGGATAGTACATCGTATCCCCTTCCTGCCATATCATCTCTTTACTGGCAGGATCGGTCAGCACTTCCATAGTACCGCGCAGCATCACCCCTCTAAAGAACCGCGTATCACAAAAGTAAATACAGGCATGATTGTTCTCACGATATTGGGCCACACGCATTGACGAAGTATTTGTAGTCAGATAAATCGTCTTTATCCCTTCCCTCTTTCGGGGTTGTAACATAGCTTTCATATTAGGAAATCCTTCACTGTCTATGGAACCGATAAAGGCCGTTTTCAGCTTATCAATCATGTTCCCTACTGTTTTTTCCGCATCTCTCATCGTTCAATAATTTTAATTGGTTATTATCTGATGCGAAAGTAGGGATATAGAAGACAATCAGTGCAACAGAAAGAAAGGGAGAAATATCACTTTTTACGGTTTATGCGTTCTTCGATAAAGTAATGGCGTTGTTCCAGTATATTGCCGGAAGCTACGGATAAAATAAGAGACAGTTGAGAAATGAAGTTCAAACGCAATATCCGATATAGGGAAATCTGTATAAGTAAGCAGTCTCTTAGCCTCATCCATTACTTTATTCCGGATATATTGCTTCGCACTAATCCCTTTTGTAGAGGTTACAATCTCATTCAGATAATTCGGGGTAATACAAAGTTTATCCGCATAATATTGAACAGAATGCTGCTCTTTCAGATGGCTCTCAACCAACTTCATAAATTTGTCAATATGGATATTACCAACCTCTTTGGATGTAGTTTCTTCTTCCATATTCACTTTCTTATATTCCCGGTCCAACAACATCAGGACTTCATAAAGTAATGCCCTTAATACATACACATCATTCTGTCTGTACGAATCAATCTCCGTTTTAATATTGTGCAATATCTGAAGGATACGCATATAAAGTTCATCCGGCAACTGTAATTTGGATGATGTCTTTCCCGACTGGAAGAATGAAAGATGCTGCACAAAGAGAGAATCCTTAAAAAGAGAAGATAAAAACTCATCTTCAAAGATCAAAGCATAACCATTGACTATGTGGCGGGTATCCCAGTTCCGAATCTCTCCCGGTTTAGAGAAAAACACATCACGGGAAGCCGCCTCGTTAGTCTGATTATCTATCGAAAACTTGCCCTCCCCTTCTGTGACAAACGTGATATCATAGTAAGTCAGCGTGTGGACAGAACTCTGAGAGAGGAACTTCTTTACGTATTTCAGTTCGACGACATCTATCAAAAGTTCACTTCCATACTTATTCTTATAGAAAGTATATCGGGGAATCAGATTTTTCATTTCAATTACAAAAATAATATTCCTTATCAAATGATCCAAAGACTTTCCGGTTTTGAGAAGCACCGGGGTAAGAATAGACTATTCAACAAGGAATATCTTCAAATATAGAGAATGAGACATTTCTTATTTACAGCTTCCGGCCAGATATCCCAGACTTGTCACATCGGCCCCTAAATAATAAGTAATGTACTTCAAAGGGACTCTGTACAGAATATCGGGAATTTCTGATAATAAAGAAAGGTATCTTTCCCTGATCGTCAGTTTACGTGCATTCACACTCATTTCCTCTTTAAGGTAAAACTGATATTCCATCATCTGACGAATCAGATTGGAAAACGTGATGGACGTTGCACACAATTCCTCGATCTCATCTTCGCTGATGTAATAGGCCACACACCTTGTCAGTGTTTTGACAGAATGCTTACTTGTATTGTAGCACAATATAGCGTCACCTTCGGACAGGAATCTGACGGTTTTGTCCTCTCCCTGCTGGGTAGTAAATGTATGCAGGATACCGGAAACGATAATGTACAAGCTCTGCTCGGGCATTGTAGCAGAAGCAATCGTTTCTCCTTTATCCAGATACACTCTTTCCATGCGAGCCAACAGCTCTTTCACTTCCTTTTCTTCAACCTGATACTCAAAACAGAGTTTCTTCAAATAAGCTTCCATACAAATTGATTTTAGTTAATATATCCACTTAAAACACCTAATTCGACATAGCAGGCATCATGGTGCCTTTCAAATAAACTTTCTTCCGGGTATATCTTAAATACCAGATACAGATCAACAATGAAACCACTGTTGAAAGAGGTGGTGCAAAGCCCATGATAAACAAGGAAGAACTGTCTATCTGACTAAACCAGTACGACAACGGAATCCGGAACAGGAAAGTCGCTATCAGACTGTGAATCATCGGGAACAATGAATTTCCCTGTCCGCTGAAGTAAGAGTTTATACAGAACACAAAACTTACAACGATACAGTCGATACTATATCCCCGCAGATACTCCGCCGCCATTGATACCACCGCCGCATCTTTGGTAAAGAACGCGGTAAGCGTTTCCGGCAGGAATTGTGAATACACACAAACCGATACACCGAAAACAAATGCAATTCCTATCCCCGAAGCCAGACAGCGGTTCATCCGTTGTATAAGTCCGGCTCCGTAGTTCTGTGCCGTCATCGTCGCTACTGCCGATGAGATTGCCATCGGAGGCAGCATGGCAAACACTATAATTTTCTCTACGACACCCAAAGAAGCCGATGCGATCACTCCCATCTGATTGACTATAACGGTGATGATCAGAAACGAGATATTGATCAGCGCATCCTGCAACGCAATAGGCGCTCCCAATGTCATGACTTTCTTGGCCAGGTTCCGGTTCAGCCGGATATCTTTCCGGGTAAACTCAAAATGAAATCCGTGCCGATATAAGAACCAAAGAGAGATCATGAAGCTGACTCCCTGCGCCGTTATGGTGGCAACTGCCGCTCCTGTGGCTCCCAAATGGAAATATCCTACCAGTATAAAATCGAGTACAATATTAATCACACACGCCAGCGCTACAAAATAAAGCGGCGTCTTGGAGTCTCCCAACCCGCGCAAAATACCGCATACGACGTTATATCCTACTATAAACAATATCCCGGCCGAACATACAAGGATGTAACTTTTCGTATCCGCCATCGCCTCTATCGGCGTATGCATTAACTCTGCTATCCGACCATGAAAAACCACCATGACCAAAGTAAGCAGCACCCCGATTATTGAAAACAACCATACAGACGAACCGATGGTGAAAGCTACTTTCTTGTCATCCTTTGCTCCGGTAGCGATGGCAATCAAAACGGTTGTTCCTGTCGTAATGCCAAGAATAATCCCCGTAATTGTCTGCATCACCTGACTGCCGATGGCTACAGCCGCCACACTTGCAGAATCATCGTATTGTCCCACCACAAAAAGGTCGGCCCCGCCATAAAGTGCCTGAAGCACATTGGCAATCAGAAAAGGAACCGCATATTGCAGTAATACTTTCGGAACACTCCCTTGTGTCAAATTTAACTCCTTCATAGTTTTTCAATACTTACTCCTCTTATCTTACTTGTTACAAAATAAAAAAGTGCCGGACAAGCTGAATGATTCACACCATTCATCTTATCCAGCACTATAATTATCTATTATAGCACCCTCCGATGAGGATTTTCTATGCCTGTCCCTATTTTTGGGGTGCAAATATGGGCTTTGTTTTCATAACTACCAAATTATAATCGATAATTATTTTTTTATGATACCATAAGGTATCAATGTGATACCAATTTCAGACCTACAATGGAGCAAATCAATGTGAAGATGAAGAAAATTCTGCCCCAGCTTGCCGGCTCTTTAAAGAAAAAAATACCGATCAGCACCGTACCGGCGGCACCGATACCGGTCCATATAGCATAAGCCGTACCAACGGGCAATGCTTTGGTAACCCTTATCAGAAGGAGCATACTGACACACAGGGATATCAGCAGTCCGAATGACCACATATATTTCTCTGCTCCTACTACTCTGTTTATTTTTCCCAGACAGAAAGTAAAGACCAATTCAAGGCATCCTGCCAAAATCAAAAGAATCCAATTCATAACACTTCTTTTTTTTGATTGCAAAGGTCATGAATTTCCGGCGCCCTTCATTTTACATTTGTAAAAAAGGGATTTTACAAAGTTTAAAAAATCATCTTATCTTCGCACGGATTCTGCTTAGATTGACCTGTGAGATGCCTAAATAGGAAGCTATAATACCCAATGGCACACGTTGAAGTATATCGGGATATTCGGATATCAGTTCCTGATACCTCTCCAATGAAGTTTTGAATTGCCTTGATATAAACAACTTTTCCGATTTGATGCATTCTCTCTCGGAAAACTTCCGTCCCCAGTTGGCTATATGTATATCTTCCAGATAGAGATTGTGCAATTTATCGACACTGAGTTCATACAGGACACTGTCTTCCAAAAGTTCAATATTCTCATATCCTGCCCGATTATCATGAAGAGTTTGCAGAGGGAAGATTGCATCCCCTTCTTTCCCGAACCAGAAGGTAACCTTCTTATCCGACTGATAGGTATAGGCATGCAGCATCCCTTTCTTCATCAGATAGAACTTAGAGTTTTTATGATTTGCCCGGAACAGATGGAAGCCTTTAGGATAGGCTACTTCGGGAGCATCACTCAGTAAAGCCTCCTTTGAGGCATCCGGCAACTTGTAAATAGAGTCTATGATATCATTTATATCCATAAGCTGTTTTATTTCAATCGTTTTGCTACCCTTTTCAGCATAGAACGGATGATGACTTTATGAAAAGGACGAATAAAGAAGAAGTACAACCGGCCCAGTCGGTTATTGAACTTTACAACGGTCGTGATTGTAAACGTCTGCCCGCCGGGCTCCTTCTCTCCACACCATAATGAAGCATGAAACGTCAGGTGTTTATCGGGCATACCGAAAACAACTTCCTGTGCATTCTGCTCACATATCGTATCGGCAAAGCGCATACCAACTTCCAGACCTAACGGTTTGACTATCGCATTCCTTAACTTCATCAACCCATTCACCCAGCCCGGAGAGTGATTAAAAGCCATATCAAAGAACTCGTCGGAAGTGATTGCTTTTTCACTGACTACGTTCCTTGAAAAAGAATCGCAATAATCTGCCGGAAGATAGCCGGCTATCAAACTGTCTTGGGGTATATTCTGCTCTTTCATCATCTTCGGCCATACCTTAATAGTATGGTTTGCCAAAAGTAGTCACTTTAGACAGACAAACAATGACTTTGCCCGATTTTCTGCTATCACCTCCTGTCTGGACGACAGATATTACTATTACTTATTCACAAACAGAAGGGCATAAATGAATATATACAGCAAGGGCTGCCCTTTTACGGAGCAGCCCTCACCATTCTATTTACATCTCTTGTTTTTAGTCTTCAATCGTACATATACTTACACGATTCCAATCCGGTTCGGTAAACATGTCACCTACGCCCTGACCTTCGGCAGTGATACGAGAAGCATTGATCTTGTATTTATTGACCAGAATAGTCTTTACGGCTTCCGCACGTGCAGCGGCAATTCTTGCATTGACTTCAGCACTACCTTCCGGAGAAGCATACCCCTTGATGACTACTTTTGCATCAGCATATTTCTTCAGATAAGAAGCTACGCGTTCCACATTCGGCAACTGTGAAGCATCAACCGATGATTTACCCTGTCTGAAAGTAATGATAGATTCAGGAACACGGGCAGTTTTCACTACAGTCTCCACCGGAACGACCTTGGTACGGCATTCTTCCAGTTCTTGCTGCAATCCGCTGATTTTTTGGTTGGCGCTGTTGAGTTCGCCGTCCTTATTGTTCACTTGTCCGCGGAGAGCATTGATAGAAGCATTCAAATCGTCGATTTCACCCTGATTGTAAACTCTTACTTCGGTGAAGTAACGGTTTCCTGTACTGCTCTTGAAGTGATAAGTCAGTCCGGCAGTCAGTTCAAATGCTGCATTATTGGCATTGAAACGGCTCTTTGCCTGATTAAAGTCCCCTTGCATATCATATACGATGGCAGGTTTCAGTCCCAATGTCCAGGCCTTGCTTTCGCCTAGATTAAAGTTCAGATTCAATCCGAAACGGGTTGACCATGAGTTCTGGTCGCCATCACCATTCACATAATAATGTAACCATCCCGCACCGGCTACTGCCTCCACTTCAAACAAACGAGGAGTGCCGTTGTAACCAGCAAACAGGTTCATCAGATTCACTTTACCCAACAGGCTGACATCTGAGGCATCAAAAGCTGTTTTACTTGGAGTGGTATTGATATACCCCATACCCTGAAATCCTAAACCGAAGACAGGAGTCAACTGTTTGGAAAGACCAACTCCGAAAGCCGGACGTGCATTCTTAAAGAAAGCGCTGTGAGTGAGAGGAGTGATTGCACCTGCATTTACTTCTACAGACCAATTATCTGCAAACTTTGTACCTTCTACAACAGATTGGGCTTTTGCTGTAAATGCGCCCAATACCATAGCTAATAGAATAATAGATTTCTTCATAATCATACGTTTTAAATTGTAATGTTTCATTTGCTAAATCATTAGAAATGTTTTATTTGCTCATGCCTAACTTTTTAGTTCATCATTTATTTCGTTATTCACTTTAAACAACATACAATATGAATTATTAGTTCACGGAGCAAGAGGCGAATTAACATCTATTTTGTTTCTTAGGAATATTAAAAATAGACCTATAGATGAGATAATGAACATCATACAAGCTAATAACACAGAATATGCAGTGAAAGCAGAGGTACAAAAATAAAATCGGCTGCAATTTCCATCAGCAATTATCGAAAGAAAAACAATAAGGGTCATGATGCAGCAATAAGATGCAGTCCGGTCATAATTTCATTCACGAAGAACAGTAGATACGAAAAATGGATTTCATATTAACAGTTTAAACTTATCCATAAAAAAGAGGTTTCCAGCACAAAGTAGCACTCAAAAAGAGGTTTTACTCCATTCTTTTAAAGAAATGAACGCTCCCTCACCGACCAACGGTCCGTTGGTTTAAAACCAAGGCAGGGTTTCATTTAAAGGAAAGACGCTTACCATTGCTTGTTATAATGCATATAATGATTATTTAGATGCAGAAATATGTCCGAAAGCTGCATATTATTTCATTATTCTATGCACTTTTTTCTCTATTTGATGGAATTTATACTCATCGAGGCCAATGCAATTATTAAAAATGGAACATACATCATATTTATCCTTCCTCCACCAGCCAGCGACTCACGTTGCGTTCTTCCTTGCTGAACTCCGCGCCTATTTTCACCATGCGGCATCCATCAGCCCTCCCAACTACATAGTTACAATTCAAGTCCATTTTTCAGTCCTTCAATATCAGAGTAATCCTCAGCATTAAAATTGAAATTAAGATGCAGTACAGCATGCTCGTTCCATTCAGTTTCATACTGCTCGATGGCTAGTCCTTCAAAAAGTTCTTTCTTTCCACAAAAATACGCTTCCAGTGTGGAAAGCAACAAACTTTTGCCAAAACGACGCGGGCGACTCAGGAAATACGGATTGCCCGTGGAGGCTAGTTCGTAGACAAATGCTGTTTTATCAACATATAAATAACCGTCACGACGAAGTCTTTCAAAACTCTGTATTCCGATAGGAAGATTGCGGCGAAGGCCTTTCAAACGGTCAATGATATCC
This sequence is a window from Bacteroides thetaiotaomicron VPI-5482. Protein-coding genes within it:
- the hisH gene encoding imidazole glycerol phosphate synthase subunit HisH, translating into MKVAVVKYNAGNIRSVDYALKRLGVEAVITADKEILQSADKVIFPGVGEAGTTMNHLKATGLDELIKNLRQPVFGICLGMQLMCRHSEEGEVDCLNIFDVDVKRFVPQKHEDKVPHMGWNTIGKTNSKLFEGFTEEEFVYFVHSFYVPVCDFTAAETDYIHPFSAALHKDNFYATQFHPEKSGKTGERVLRNFLDL
- the purU gene encoding formyltetrahydrofolate deformylase, with product MMTTAKLLLHCPDKPGILAEVTDFITVNKGNIIYLDQYVDHVENIFFMRIEWELKDFLVPQEKIEDYFRTLYGQKYEMDFRLYFSDVKPRMAIFVSKMSHCLFDMLARYTAGEWNVEIPLIISNHPDLQHVAERFGIPFYLFPITKETKEEQERKEMELLAKHKITFIVLARYMQVISEQMINAYPNKIINIHHSFLPAFVGAKPYHAAFQRGVKIIGATSHYVTTELDAGPIIEQDVVRITHKDSIEDLVNKGKDLEKIVLSRAVQKHIERKILAYKNKTVIFS
- a CDS encoding type 1 glutamine amidotransferase family protein; translated protein: MKEVIFVLLNEFADWEGAFIAACLNQGVMPGSPVPYKVKTLSITKEPVSSIGGFRVLPDYDLKDMPEDYAGLILIGGMSWFSPEAELIAPLIEKAIKDKKVVGGICNASVFLAMHGFLNNVKHTSNTIDYLKQHVGERYTGDSNYVDQQAVRDGKIITANGTGQLEFCREILYALEADTAEAIEKSYLFYKNGFCPE
- a CDS encoding aldo/keto reductase, whose protein sequence is METVRLNNGVEMPILGYGVYQVTPEECERCVLDAISVGYRSIDTAQAYYNEEGVGNAVRKCGVPREELFITTKVWISNGGYEKAKASIDESLRKLQSDYVDLLLIHQPFNDYYGTYRAMEEAYKAGKARAIGVSNFYPDRFIDLAEFCEIKPAVNQVETHVFNQQVKPQEIMKKYDTKVMSWGPFAEGRNNFFSNEVLKAIGEQYGKSVAQVALRFLIQRDIIVIPKSTRKERMIENFDVFDFTLSVKDMEEIAGLDKKESLFFSHYDPEMVNFLINL
- a CDS encoding pyridoxamine 5'-phosphate oxidase family protein translates to MRDAEKTVGNMIDKLKTAFIGSIDSEGFPNMKAMLQPRKREGIKTIYLTTNTSSMRVAQYRENNHACIYFCDTRFFRGVMLRGTMEVLTDPASKEMIWQEGDTMYYPEGVTDPDYCVLKFTAISGRFYSNFKSESFAVE
- a CDS encoding helix-turn-helix domain-containing protein, with amino-acid sequence MKNLIPRYTFYKNKYGSELLIDVVELKYVKKFLSQSSVHTLTYYDITFVTEGEGKFSIDNQTNEAASRDVFFSKPGEIRNWDTRHIVNGYALIFEDEFLSSLFKDSLFVQHLSFFQSGKTSSKLQLPDELYMRILQILHNIKTEIDSYRQNDVYVLRALLYEVLMLLDREYKKVNMEEETTSKEVGNIHIDKFMKLVESHLKEQHSVQYYADKLCITPNYLNEIVTSTKGISAKQYIRNKVMDEAKRLLTYTDFPISDIAFELHFSTVSYFIRSFRQYTGTTPLLYRRTHKP
- a CDS encoding Crp/Fnr family transcriptional regulator, whose protein sequence is MEAYLKKLCFEYQVEEKEVKELLARMERVYLDKGETIASATMPEQSLYIIVSGILHTFTTQQGEDKTVRFLSEGDAILCYNTSKHSVKTLTRCVAYYISEDEIEELCATSITFSNLIRQMMEYQFYLKEEMSVNARKLTIRERYLSLLSEIPDILYRVPLKYITYYLGADVTSLGYLAGSCK
- a CDS encoding MATE family efflux transporter — translated: MKELNLTQGSVPKVLLQYAVPFLIANVLQALYGGADLFVVGQYDDSASVAAVAIGSQVMQTITGIILGITTGTTVLIAIATGAKDDKKVAFTIGSSVWLFSIIGVLLTLVMVVFHGRIAELMHTPIEAMADTKSYILVCSAGILFIVGYNVVCGILRGLGDSKTPLYFVALACVINIVLDFILVGYFHLGATGAAVATITAQGVSFMISLWFLYRHGFHFEFTRKDIRLNRNLAKKVMTLGAPIALQDALINISFLIITVIVNQMGVIASASLGVVEKIIVFAMLPPMAISSAVATMTAQNYGAGLIQRMNRCLASGIGIAFVFGVSVCVYSQFLPETLTAFFTKDAAVVSMAAEYLRGYSIDCIVVSFVFCINSYFSGQGNSLFPMIHSLIATFLFRIPLSYWFSQIDSSSLFIMGFAPPLSTVVSLLICIWYLRYTRKKVYLKGTMMPAMSN
- a CDS encoding DMT family transporter, with translation MNWILLILAGCLELVFTFCLGKINRVVGAEKYMWSFGLLISLCVSMLLLIRVTKALPVGTAYAIWTGIGAAGTVLIGIFFFKEPASWGRIFFIFTLICSIVGLKLVSH
- a CDS encoding Crp/Fnr family transcriptional regulator; amino-acid sequence: MDINDIIDSIYKLPDASKEALLSDAPEVAYPKGFHLFRANHKNSKFYLMKKGMLHAYTYQSDKKVTFWFGKEGDAIFPLQTLHDNRAGYENIELLEDSVLYELSVDKLHNLYLEDIHIANWGRKFSERECIKSEKLFISRQFKTSLERYQELISEYPDILQRVPLGIIASYLGISQVNLSRIRAKIR
- a CDS encoding DUF2867 domain-containing protein, producing the protein MMKEQNIPQDSLIAGYLPADYCDSFSRNVVSEKAITSDEFFDMAFNHSPGWVNGLMKLRNAIVKPLGLEVGMRFADTICEQNAQEVVFGMPDKHLTFHASLWCGEKEPGGQTFTITTVVKFNNRLGRLYFFFIRPFHKVIIRSMLKRVAKRLK
- a CDS encoding OmpA family protein, encoding MIMKKSIILLAMVLGAFTAKAQSVVEGTKFADNWSVEVNAGAITPLTHSAFFKNARPAFGVGLSKQLTPVFGLGFQGMGYINTTPSKTAFDASDVSLLGKVNLMNLFAGYNGTPRLFEVEAVAGAGWLHYYVNGDGDQNSWSTRFGLNLNFNLGESKAWTLGLKPAIVYDMQGDFNQAKSRFNANNAAFELTAGLTYHFKSSTGNRYFTEVRVYNQGEIDDLNASINALRGQVNNKDGELNSANQKISGLQQELEECRTKVVPVETVVKTARVPESIITFRQGKSSVDASQLPNVERVASYLKKYADAKVVIKGYASPEGSAEVNARIAAARAEAVKTILVNKYKINASRITAEGQGVGDMFTEPDWNRVSICTIED